The genomic segment AACTTTATGTGCCTCTCAATTTCCCTgctttgtttgactgattgTGCTTAATGTGTCTGTGCCTGCCTGGTGTTTACTGTAAGTCAATATGCTGTGCTGTACTCTGAACTCCCCATATTGATTCCTATGTTACTGTACCCACATCATGTCCAGAGCTGCTGCAGTTCACCCACGCAGGTACCTCGTCCTTCACCAGGATGTTAGGACAACTTTGGGGAAAGAGATTCATTATTAAAGGCATGGTAGCACTGAATGAGCCATCAAGTCAGGTTAggtaaaaatgaagaaaaaacttAACTATTTATGTTTTTTGCCTGTTAacaaagaaactaaaaacattCCCCTAAAAATTGgtccaaagaaaacctttgaaagacctccagaaaacctggagaaccactgttttaaaaatatatatatatatatcagaaaTGTTGGCTCATTGGAAGCAGAATAAGGATCAGCTTCGGTGAAGATGATGAAATGTTGACGCTTGTGTAGCCGAGCTGTCATCTGACTGCTTTCATGTTGGGTccttgttttgtgtcttttgaaTCAGAGACTGGTCAtaagtgagagagacagagagcaggagaggaaaTGTGGCACACACCCACCTCTGCCGTTTACACCCCTCACATCAGATCAGCTCTCGGATACAGTTGCATTTCCTTTCCTCACCAGTGAGGCTCGCAGACAGCCTCTTCCGGTCATTTGGAGCCGGACAGTAAAGTGCGTTCGCCCGTAGCTCACCGTGTTAAGGTGGATGTCTGTGAGCTCGCGGGTCGCCgatgataaagatgatgaagatgaagacgATGCATCTGTCCTAATCATCTCCGAGACTGGACTGCTAAGGACTTCTTTCTCTTTAAAAACGGGGGGAAAAGGTAACGCAGTATCGCATCCGCAAGCTGGGACAAATGTAAATGCTTTGATAACTGATATCAGAGAAACGACTAACACCCACACTCAGTTAACTTTTAGactattttgtttattttgaataATTTGACACATTGATTAATCACCATAGTCTGTTATTTATTGTATGCTGCGACACGATATGACACTGATAACATTTTTGCCGACATTCAACTTTTTAATGATCCAGCTGCGCAAATGCACCACGCCTCTCTGCATTGTTTTAACGGCATGAAACTCTGCATCATTATCCTGTCATATTATGTCCTGACAGCTGATTTATTGATCACGTGGCACAATGTGTGATTGCAGATCCATGATTCTCCACTGTGAAAACTAAGAGAACATCCGGAGTCCCTGCAGTGCGTAGTGCTGGCGCCATGGTGGGCTCCATCGGCTTTTCTCGGCCTGCTGCTGTTGCAGTGTTAAAACGAAGGAGCTGCTTTATTCTGCATTTGACTTTGCTGTTACCAGCAGTGAGAGCCAGTGGGCAGTTAACTGGAAGCCCCCTGGTTTGTCAGAAGACTTGTTTGTGTGCCAGCACCATCATCAGCTGCTCCAAGAAGAATCTAACAAATGTTCCCAACGCTCTTCCATCGTATGCAGCTGTGCTGGACCTCAGCTTCAACTCCATCACTAAGCTCCAAGCTGAGTGGACCGGCATCAGACTCGACCGACTGCAAAGCCTGCTGCTCAGTAATAACAACCTCACCTTTCTCTCCTCTGAGGCATTTGTGAATGTGAGAAAGCTTCGCTACCTGGACCTCTCCTTTAACAGCCTCCGCCTGCTGGACGAATACATTTTTGAGCCGCTGGAGAATCTGGAGGTGCTGCTGCTTTATAAAAACCACATCTCTCAGATAGATCGCTCTGCCTTCTCTGGCCTCATCGAGTTGCAGAGGCTCTATCTGAGCCACAACCAGATCTCACGCATCCCCGTAGAGCTGTTAAAGGGCCGAGGCAGGCTGAAAAGCCTTAGACTGCTGGATGTTTCCTCCAACCGAATTAAAGCTCTGCCCCTGGATGAGCTTCAGGCTCTGCCTGCCTGGATTAAAAACGGTCTGTACTTCCACAACAACCCTCTGACCTGCAGCTGTGAGCTGTATGAACTGATGGCACACTGGGAACTCAGGGAGCTCAGCCCTTCCACTGACTTCAGCAGTAACCACACATGTGTGACATCAGGCCAGCCGAAGGAAAAAATGGCCATACTAGATCTGACCAGACAGTACCTGAACTGCAGTGAGGTcaaaggttttaaaaaagaaggCTATCTGGAGCAATCTTTGGTGTTAGACTGTGACACCAGACAGAAGAACATGGTGAAGAGATGGGTGCTGCCAGGAAACCTGACACTGTCTCAAAACGAAACCACTTTAATCCGTAACCAAAGCAGCCTTAGGATTGGGCCCCTGAAGGTAGAAGACTCAGGGATCTACACCTGCTATGCTACAAGTGATTCATTCAATGAGACGCTGTATGTAACAGTAGTGGTGTTTAATACCACCATGAGCAAAGGACTGGAGAATCTAAAAACAGCCTACACCACTCTTGTAGCGTGTCTGATCAGTCTTGTCATGATTCTCATCTACCTCTTTTTCACACCGTGTCGCTGCGCTTGTTGTCCAGGTCAGAACATGGAGAAAAATGACGCCAAAGACAGCCTCCACTCTTCAACTGTCACTCTCTCCCATGCACACGAGGAGACATGGCAAGAGAGGGTGGGAGGTGGAGGTTTCCTCTACAGACACGCGGCCTTCCTGGAACCTAAAGAACAGCTGGAGCAGAATGGGAGGCTGAATCCAATAAGTGAGGAAGATGAGGAGTGGCAGGGGGCCAACAGGGGCAGAACGAGGTCTGATGTCAGCTCGGTGTGCTCCAATTCTCCTATGGTCATATGAGATAAGAGCGATCGCCGCTGCTTCTTCGTATGCTCAGAATGTGAGCAAAATATCAAAAGTGAGCATCTTCCAAACAAAGCTTTAGTTGACTCGAGATGGTGGCGCCGTTCCAGTAACATAAGATTCAAATTGATTTTAATCTCGTGATTAAATCAGTTTTAGGCCTTTCCATTTGTGATGAGTCTTAACTATTCAAATGAATCCTCTGTGAAGGCACAGAAAGCTATATTTCTGGTAGAGGACTCCACAATTCCACAAAGTGTTCCCTAAAAATGAGAATATATGAACTTTAAATATTGTTTGCATTCTTAAAAATGCTTACCATGTAGACATTAACCACCAAGCAGCACTCAGTAGACTACTGAAAGGCATTACTGAGAGAAGGTAACTTCAGAGTAGCCAGTAGCCTGCGTGTTAAAGATATGGCTTTTCTTGCAATTGGGATGAAGGTGCTGCAAAGGTGAGAAGTTCTGAATTTGTTGAATCACATAGAAAGGGAGGCTAATGTTTATGCAACGCTTCCAGAACGTACtctgttactatttttatgCAATATTTATGCTATATGTAACATTCCTGTTTggttaaacacagaaaacagtgCATTTAATAATTACTCTTATGCAACTTTTTCAGTTAAATTTCTTTTTAGATGCAAGTGCGATGTAATGTTTAAACAGCAATATGTGTTTTTTGCAGTGATTTTGGCCTTAAGATGAAGTGCTTTTAAAAGCGGCTCTGATTAAATATCGTATACAGGTATActtttattatcatttaaaaagaattctaatttctgctgaatTTAGTGGACTTTCTGTCtcataaaatattatttacattgcaccagttcacaacaacagctgtctgAAGGCACTAAGTTTTTAATAATTCTTTCAAATCAACCAGACGAGCTACACATATCTTCCTGAGAACCGGGGAAAAATGAATCTTCCCACTGAACTTTTTCTGTGATTTCCGCCCTCTTTGTAGCTAAAAGAGGCCCCCCAAACACATAAGATATCAATGGACAGACCAGGATGTCCTCTATTTAGTATACCAGGACTTAATAGGGTAGCTCACATAAGTCAAAAGATATCAACCTAAAGCCAAGTCCATTAGAGAGGACATAAATGAATAGGCTGGTTCTCAGGATATAAACACTCATAAGATATTTTATCAGTATAAACACAATTATTGACTTTTATTTGGCAAATTTATTCTCTTCCAGTATACATACAATTTCAGGAAACAGTGCTGTTGTTGAGCGTCAGTAATCCGCAGTAAATATTGATGAAATCTTGATGTCATTGTCTGATTGATTAGTAAATAGCATGCCAATAGCATGAATACAGTCTCATTTAAAAAGACACTATTCCACTGACAAAGCTTCGGTTATAGTTACTGTTATCTAtagattatgcagaaaaaacaaaacctggtTCCTGGTTCATAAAATAATCATTGCAGTAAGCTAAAGTTAAACATACATTCcagaagacaaaaacaaaatcacccaGCTGAATTTAGCTACAAATCAACAAATGCCACCATTTTATTACGGTCTATATGAGCAAGTTATTAAATGTAAACATGACAGGTTGGGTTCGAATTAAATTGCCAAAGATTACGGAGTAATTAGagtaaaaaaaatagtattgtTTTGTGAAtttggacggatggatggatgagtctTAGAAACTTATGGAAGCTGGGAACCACTGCTGTAGATGGAAAACTTGAAACTGATTAATAATATTTAACAAACATATTGAAGAAGTTTCTAGTTGAGCAAgtttatttgcatattttgttATGACACTGTGATAAAATATCGTGTTCAGTGTCAGTTTTCAGAATGGCAACATGAACGCACGTACTCTCATACTGAAGAGTAAATGGCAGCCCGGAAGCACCGCCCAGGGGGAAACCACTGAGAGCAAGTACCATCCACTGAATGCTTCTGGGCATTAGTGCCCAACCCTAAGCAAATCAGCCGATGCCAGCCACAAGCCAGAAATCTCATAAACACTGTCAGAAATAGCAGCTGCAGCCAACACTCGGGCCCCTGTGGCTGGCCGACAGCTGAAATATAAATGTAGATGTAGCAGTTTTTCAAACAGATGCCAAAAGTCCAACAGAATCCTCTTAAAAGGACTAGAAGCTCATATTTTACCCTGGCTGGTGCAACCACAAAAGCTGTGTTACACTGTGCAGAAAGGAGTGTGAATGGAAATCAATGAAGACCAAAAAATGACTCAAATAAATGCaacttataataataaaaaaaacaataattataaATTCAGGCTGTTCATTTCAGGTCACAGTCTTAGCAGTAAAGCATCGTAATTGCTACACAATCACTGGATAATCGAAGTTGCGTTATAGAGGGTATGTATGTTAATGTTGAAGGTACAGTGATGTTTATGCACTTCTCATGGTGCTTTTTCAATATAACCTCGGTGTAGTCATGATTACATGTGTCTGTGGGAGTTTAAGTTTGGAAACTAGTCATGACAATCTAGCATGTCTGTTAAATATTATGATGTAGCAACACAGCCTGAGGAACTTTTCAGTCTGTCAGAGGAGGCACATATCTACTCTGTCATCATGTTGGACATTAGAATAACCAAAGACCGAGCTACGTGTGACAAATCATTACCTACATGTTCAGTGTTTACAGTCAGTATATTGTCAGTGTGCTGAGTTCACCCACTGTATTTTAATATATGCAATCCTGAATAACGACTTATTGCATTTCATCGTTTGCTCTGTGTTATCTTGTTTATTGCTGTACTACTCATGTAGttcataaacaacaaaaataaacaatgtaAAAAGAGACGTGTGCAGTATGTCCTGTGACATATATGCAGCTGCAGCTAAGTAGCGGGTGACTGAATCCTCATTTTTGAGCCTTTAATGCTATTATTACACTGAGTATAGTTAGTAAGGACAGCTAGACAATAACATGCATGTTAACACTTTATAATATGACCTCCAACTTATTGTTCTGTGACGAAATGGAATTTcaacatattttatttgaaattacaagGTAATTATATTTTCCTACACATACTTGAAGGTATGAATACTAGAATAAGGGGCAACACAGcaacaaaattattatttattaataatttaaaacattaaactCAGAGGGACACGGTCAAAttccttctccaagtccacaaaacacatgtagactggttgagCAATGCACTCTCAAATGTCCTCGACAGgttaaagagctggtccagtctTCCGCGACCGGGacaaaaaccgcattgttcctcctgtagcTGAGTTTCGACTAACTGAcggactctcctttccagcaccctcgCATAGACTTTCCTGGAGAGGCTGCAGCCTCTCCAGGAAAGTGTGTGTGGTagtgtgatccccctatagttggaacacaccctccggtcctgTCTGCCAACATAAAAGTAccgcccctgatctccacgcaacatcgTAGAGGCAATACAgtcctacaacatccagagcctttaGGAACTCAGTGTGAACCTCATCCActccaggggctctgccaccaaggagttgtttaactgacTCAGTGATCTCACGCCCAGTGATGGACAAGTCATCCCCCTTGTctccagactctgcttcctctagGGAAGATGTATCAGTAGGATTAAGGAGATCCCTTCCACTGCCTGACAAAATCCTCAGTTAAAGTCAGCACTACATACAGTGCAGGTAGAggaccgctttcccctcctgagttgCCTGACGGTTTACCAGAATCTCTTTGAGGCAGTCCAAAAGTCTTTTTCTGTGGCCTCACTGAACTCCTCTCAcgcccgagtttttgcttcggTCCGAAGCTTCAGCCACTGTCCAAGCCGTGTTTCATTTGGCCCGTCTGTACCTATCAGCTACCTCTGAAGTCCACCAACCAACTGAAGGCACCAACCAGCTCAGTGCAGCATGTCTGTccaggtctgtccagcatcctacccggccacctgatccaactcaccgcCAGGTGAGGCGTTGGTCAGTTGACCAGAGTATACGGCTGTAGATTCAAGAAGGCCAGATACACTAAACTATTGTTCGGCTTATAAGCGCAGTGAACAGTCAGGACCCATTCCCCAACCTGCAGGATCAGGGAACAACCCCTCTCGTCCACCGGGAAAAACTCTAACATGCAGGCAGCAGGGAAGGCAGGGATACTaagatacccaccccagcctgcCGTCTCTCACCACAGATGACACCAGACTGAGACAGATTCCAActcctctccaggagactggtttcAGAGCCCAAGTCGTGtgttgaggtgagcccgactatatctagccagtACCTCTCAGCCTCACGATTAGCTCATGCTCCTTCTccaccagagaggtggcgtTCCATGTCTCAGTCACTAGCCAAGAAATTATgctttacttaaatttacttacagtctaattatttctttgtttgctgTAAAAACCTGACTTGTTAAATCCTTAATCTAGTGTACCTACCTTTAGATATTTGAAGATAAATATATTTAGattgtcattttaaataaaatatattaaaatctATTTAATTGTTGGGAAATTGTGCCCTTAGTTGTGGGCCATATTATAAAGTGTTGCTATCTTTACTACTAAGGGCCACTGACTCTCTTATCAAAAAAGAGAGTCTTAATAAGAGACTATTCCAattcaaaatgtaaaactgtTCCTTTAACTTCGGCTCCGACTGATCAGACTTGGCCTGACTGTTGTGTCCTTCTAGGCAAAGATTAATTTTCACTTGCTGTCCTAGTTAGTCTGCAGGAAATCCTCTGGCTTCAGTTTCTAAATTACATTATTGACCCAACCTTGTTCACTTGAGAGTGAAATAGGAGACCACATGGACTGTGGGGGTGGAAGCTGGGAGTCGTATTTGTTGCATCTGTGCCTGAAACATGCCGGCTTCTGGCCACATTTGAAGTTGCTGGATTTTCAACCTTATTTGGATTGTTGACCACAGTATGTCCCCGAGGAGAGTGAGCTCTCTGTGCTGTATTCAGTTTCCTCTGCCTATCACAGTCCAAGACAGAGCTGCATTATATCAGCTTCTGACAGCCCAGTGTTTCCATCTTATTACTGTAAACTTGCAATttacacacataaaacacatcTAATTTTATGTGGAACATAATATATGACACTTGTTC from the Oreochromis aureus strain Israel breed Guangdong linkage group 5, ZZ_aureus, whole genome shotgun sequence genome contains:
- the LOC116333920 gene encoding amphoterin-induced protein 1-like produces the protein MVGSIGFSRPAAVAVLKRRSCFILHLTLLLPAVRASGQLTGSPLVCQKTCLCASTIISCSKKNLTNVPNALPSYAAVLDLSFNSITKLQAEWTGIRLDRLQSLLLSNNNLTFLSSEAFVNVRKLRYLDLSFNSLRLLDEYIFEPLENLEVLLLYKNHISQIDRSAFSGLIELQRLYLSHNQISRIPVELLKGRGRLKSLRLLDVSSNRIKALPLDELQALPAWIKNGLYFHNNPLTCSCELYELMAHWELRELSPSTDFSSNHTCVTSGQPKEKMAILDLTRQYLNCSEVKGFKKEGYLEQSLVLDCDTRQKNMVKRWVLPGNLTLSQNETTLIRNQSSLRIGPLKVEDSGIYTCYATSDSFNETLYVTVVVFNTTMSKGLENLKTAYTTLVACLISLVMILIYLFFTPCRCACCPGQNMEKNDAKDSLHSSTVTLSHAHEETWQERVGGGGFLYRHAAFLEPKEQLEQNGRLNPISEEDEEWQGANRGRTRSDVSSVCSNSPMVI